A genomic region of Phosphitispora fastidiosa contains the following coding sequences:
- the flgK gene encoding flagellar hook-associated protein FlgK has product MSSTFFGLEIGRKALQVQQTALNVTGHNIANANTTGFTRQQAVMSATKPFAMPSYNRPIGAGQIGTGVEVQEIRRLRDDFIDLQVRQEINKFTEWEEKQDALQKLEVIFNEPSESGLRTVMDQFWEAWQDLSRKPELEAVRKTVRERGITLAETFNHLDRQLSELAADIDASVKIKVDEINNIAGQIATLNDQIVRIEVQDDNANDLRDKRDLLVDELSKSVQVTVREDEYGSLRVSIGGRALVSGANTFGISAVPNPGNNGYTELQWDADGSAVMVQSGELKGMLDNRDNIVPSYRDQLDEMARTVVVELNTVHAAGYGLDDDVGGINFFDPIDPLDPTYPNNITAANIAVDAAIMADLDNIAAASTPGDPLDLGANAGDGSNAINIVGLKHRNLIGTATVDDYYRGMIAELGVQAQEAGRMTDNQELLVSQLENRRQQVSGVSLDEEMTNMIKFQHAYNAAARVVTAMDQMLETIVNRLGLVGR; this is encoded by the coding sequence ATGAGTTCAACATTTTTCGGACTCGAAATAGGAAGAAAGGCGCTGCAGGTACAGCAGACTGCCCTTAATGTAACCGGTCATAATATTGCCAATGCCAATACAACAGGGTTTACCCGGCAGCAGGCAGTTATGTCTGCAACCAAGCCGTTCGCCATGCCTTCTTATAATAGGCCGATAGGAGCAGGACAAATTGGGACAGGTGTAGAGGTCCAGGAAATACGCAGGTTAAGGGATGACTTTATTGATTTACAGGTGAGACAGGAAATTAATAAGTTCACCGAATGGGAAGAGAAACAGGATGCCTTGCAAAAACTGGAAGTCATTTTTAATGAGCCATCTGAATCCGGCCTGAGAACTGTTATGGACCAGTTCTGGGAAGCGTGGCAGGATTTGTCCCGCAAACCAGAACTGGAAGCTGTCCGCAAGACCGTGCGTGAGAGAGGGATAACCCTTGCGGAGACATTTAATCATCTGGACAGGCAGCTTAGCGAACTGGCTGCTGATATTGATGCTTCGGTAAAGATTAAGGTTGATGAAATCAATAATATAGCCGGCCAGATAGCAACCTTGAATGACCAAATTGTGAGGATAGAGGTCCAGGATGACAATGCCAATGACCTCAGAGACAAGAGGGATCTTTTGGTTGACGAATTATCCAAAAGTGTCCAGGTTACTGTCAGGGAGGATGAATATGGCTCCCTTAGGGTCAGCATAGGAGGAAGGGCTCTGGTTTCGGGGGCAAATACCTTTGGCATCTCGGCGGTACCTAATCCGGGCAATAATGGTTATACTGAACTGCAGTGGGATGCAGACGGGTCTGCTGTTATGGTTCAGTCAGGGGAACTGAAAGGTATGCTGGATAACAGGGATAATATTGTGCCAAGCTACCGTGACCAGCTTGACGAGATGGCCAGGACTGTAGTAGTGGAGTTGAATACAGTCCATGCTGCGGGTTATGGATTGGATGACGATGTCGGTGGGATTAACTTCTTTGACCCTATTGACCCACTGGATCCAACCTATCCGAATAACATCACTGCTGCCAATATAGCGGTGGATGCTGCGATTATGGCAGACCTGGATAATATTGCTGCAGCATCGACACCCGGTGACCCGCTGGACCTAGGGGCAAATGCGGGTGATGGGTCAAATGCGATCAACATCGTGGGACTAAAACATAGGAATCTCATTGGTACTGCCACTGTTGATGATTATTACCGTGGTATGATTGCTGAGCTTGGTGTCCAGGCCCAGGAGGCCGGACGCATGACTGACAATCAGGAACTGCTGGTGTCCCAACTGGAGAACCGCAGGCAACAGGTATCAGGGGTTTCCCTGGATGAGGAAATGACAAATATGATTAAATTTCAGCATGCATATAATGCGGCAGCAAGGGTGGTTACCGCAATGGACCAAATGCTGGAAACGATTGTGAATAGGCTCGGCTTGGTAGGAAGATAA
- a CDS encoding flagellar protein FlgN — protein MEKILAGLLENMMSQYELYQRVLFLGSEKQPVLVKGDLHELERITREEEGLILQVGRLEEQRLSLHRDLAGRFALSAEELTVSEIINRVDEQTGAQFRQVMDNMTAMLQKLAETNEANTELVRSSLEFVNFYFNILTDNDSAPSYGDKEDSPKGNAAKIFDRKV, from the coding sequence GTGGAAAAAATTCTTGCCGGGCTGTTGGAAAATATGATGAGCCAGTATGAGCTTTATCAAAGAGTACTTTTCCTGGGTTCTGAAAAGCAGCCGGTGCTGGTAAAAGGAGACCTCCATGAGCTTGAGAGGATTACCAGGGAGGAAGAGGGGTTGATTTTACAGGTTGGCAGGCTGGAGGAGCAGAGGCTGTCTCTCCACCGGGATTTGGCCGGCCGTTTCGCACTTTCTGCTGAGGAGTTAACTGTATCTGAGATTATCAACCGTGTTGATGAGCAAACCGGTGCGCAGTTTAGGCAGGTTATGGATAATATGACTGCCATGCTGCAGAAGCTTGCGGAAACAAATGAGGCCAATACGGAGCTGGTAAGGAGTTCACTTGAATTTGTGAATTTTTATTTTAATATACTTACTGATAATGATAGCGCTCCTTCATATGGAGATAAGGAGGATTCCCCAAAGGGGAATGCTGCCAAGATATTTGACCGGAAGGTCTGA
- the flgM gene encoding flagellar biosynthesis anti-sigma factor FlgM has protein sequence MIISNSQIRSLIAMYANQDKKEAQSPGKGLKKFNEEAYQISVSSDAQAYMTAKEAISTLPEIREDRLANIRKLVQSGTYEVTDEEVAEKMIGRTLVDKLV, from the coding sequence ATGATTATCTCAAACAGCCAAATCAGGTCCCTGATTGCCATGTATGCCAATCAGGACAAAAAAGAGGCCCAAAGCCCCGGAAAAGGCCTGAAGAAGTTTAACGAAGAGGCATATCAGATTTCTGTCTCCAGTGATGCCCAGGCCTACATGACAGCCAAAGAGGCTATCAGTACACTTCCTGAGATCAGGGAAGACAGGCTGGCCAATATCAGAAAACTGGTACAGTCCGGTACTTATGAAGTAACTGATGAAGAGGTTGCTGAAAAAATGATTGGGAGAACCCTTGTTGACAAACTGGTATAA
- a CDS encoding TIGR03826 family flagellar region protein, which yields MGDLRNCPGCGKVFVKINKNLCPDCVDKEEVDFENVRKYLKDNPKASVEEIVEITGVEEKKVLRWMREGRVEVSFSDGSSGLTCKSCGTSIRTGNFCSNCAKTLSAQMKGAAGQRTIRQEEPEKEKRRGMYTADRMRDD from the coding sequence ATGGGTGATTTGAGAAATTGTCCCGGGTGCGGGAAGGTATTTGTCAAAATAAATAAAAACCTCTGCCCGGACTGTGTTGACAAAGAGGAAGTCGATTTTGAGAATGTGAGAAAATACCTGAAAGACAACCCTAAGGCCTCTGTTGAGGAGATTGTGGAAATTACCGGGGTTGAGGAAAAGAAAGTACTCAGATGGATGCGTGAAGGGCGTGTTGAAGTCAGCTTCTCTGACGGCAGCAGCGGCCTGACCTGCAAGAGCTGCGGGACCAGTATCAGGACAGGCAACTTTTGCTCCAATTGTGCCAAAACGCTGTCTGCCCAGATGAAAGGCGCTGCGGGACAGCGGACAATAAGGCAGGAAGAGCCTGAAAAGGAGAAAAGAAGGGGTATGTATACTGCCGACAGGATGAGAGACGACTAA
- a CDS encoding ComF family protein — protein sequence MGLLEKMLQVLFPEKSSCLVCGCPAGTDIMCEGCMQRIVSRQGFSLCPRCGRYMPEAGEGGRYCPECREAPPAFFMARSLGPYGGDLKQVIYMYKYSGYRSLCGSLGLLMAELFLREQGFWDSDIIVPVPLSEEKLRIRGFNQSELLAERMGQLLHLPVARCLLRTIDTHSQSKLTRQERQDNIRGAFTINRQAWPAFTNGATERPYGKVLLVDDILTTGATVGECSRVMLRAGAENIGVITLASGLQGKI from the coding sequence TTGGGACTGCTGGAAAAGATGCTGCAGGTGCTTTTCCCTGAAAAGAGCAGCTGCCTTGTTTGTGGCTGCCCTGCAGGGACCGATATCATGTGCGAAGGTTGTATGCAAAGGATAGTCAGCAGGCAGGGTTTTTCTTTATGCCCTCGATGCGGTCGTTATATGCCTGAAGCCGGTGAAGGCGGACGGTACTGTCCGGAGTGCCGGGAAGCGCCTCCGGCCTTCTTTATGGCTAGGTCACTGGGGCCTTATGGAGGGGACCTGAAACAGGTGATTTATATGTACAAATACTCCGGATACCGGTCTCTGTGCGGCTCTCTGGGTTTGTTAATGGCAGAACTCTTTCTACGGGAGCAGGGCTTTTGGGATTCCGATATAATAGTGCCGGTCCCACTGAGTGAAGAAAAGCTGCGGATAAGGGGATTTAACCAGTCTGAACTCCTGGCAGAACGAATGGGACAACTGCTTCATCTTCCGGTGGCCAGGTGTTTGCTGCGCACAATTGATACTCACAGTCAGAGCAAGCTGACGAGACAAGAGAGGCAGGATAATATCAGAGGCGCATTTACCATTAACAGGCAGGCATGGCCAGCATTCACGAATGGCGCAACAGAGAGGCCGTATGGCAAAGTCCTGCTGGTGGATGACATTCTGACAACCGGAGCTACGGTCGGTGAGTGTTCACGGGTGATGCTCAGGGCGGGAGCCGAAAATATCGGTGTGATAACACTGGCATCAGGACTGCAAGGGAAAATTTAA